One window from the genome of Streptomyces sp. NBC_00708 encodes:
- a CDS encoding aminoglycoside phosphotransferase family protein: MPSSHPHAHPDGRAGIDAALVERLIDAQFPRWSGLPVVPVEIDGWDNRTYRLGDAMTVRLPTAAGYVPAVEKEHHWLPRLAPSLPVPVPPVLALGAPGEGYPFPWSVRRWLPGETAARGRIDDLPGFAVAVAGFVRALQRCDPAGGPEAGAHSWYRGASPAYYDGETRRCLAALEERVDTGGALAVWEAALAAEWRGAPVWFHGDIASGNLLVRDGELAAVIDFGTSGVGDPACDLVIAWGMFDGESRQAFRDAVRQDAGTWARARGWALWKALLNLTGDAGGDPARAANELRVVDAVLADHDAFG, translated from the coding sequence ATGCCCTCATCCCACCCCCACGCACATCCGGACGGCCGCGCGGGCATCGACGCCGCGCTCGTGGAGCGGCTGATCGACGCCCAGTTCCCCCGGTGGAGCGGCCTGCCCGTGGTCCCCGTGGAGATCGACGGCTGGGACAACCGGACGTACCGCCTCGGCGACGCCATGACGGTCCGGCTGCCCACCGCCGCCGGCTACGTGCCGGCCGTGGAGAAGGAGCATCACTGGCTGCCGCGCCTGGCCCCCTCGCTGCCCGTCCCCGTCCCCCCGGTGCTGGCCCTGGGCGCGCCGGGCGAGGGCTATCCCTTTCCCTGGTCGGTGCGCCGCTGGCTCCCCGGTGAGACGGCGGCGCGCGGGCGCATCGACGACCTGCCGGGCTTCGCGGTCGCGGTGGCCGGTTTCGTACGGGCCCTCCAGCGCTGCGATCCGGCGGGCGGCCCGGAGGCGGGTGCGCACAGCTGGTACCGGGGTGCCTCGCCCGCGTACTACGACGGGGAGACCCGGCGCTGTCTGGCCGCCCTGGAGGAGCGCGTCGACACGGGCGGGGCGCTGGCGGTCTGGGAGGCCGCCCTCGCCGCCGAGTGGCGCGGGGCGCCGGTGTGGTTCCACGGCGACATCGCCTCCGGCAACCTGCTGGTCCGGGACGGCGAGCTGGCGGCCGTCATCGACTTCGGGACCTCGGGGGTGGGCGACCCGGCCTGCGATCTGGTGATCGCCTGGGGGATGTTCGACGGGGAGAGCCGGCAGGCGTTCCGGGACGCGGTCCGCCAGGACGCCGGGACGTGGGCGCGGGCGCGGGGCTGGGCGCTGTGGAAGGCGCTGCTGAATCTGACGGGGGACGCGGGCGGGGACCCGGCGCGGGCGGCGAACGAACTGCGCGTGGTCGACGCGGTACTGGCCGACCACGACGCGTTCGGCTGA
- a CDS encoding 2'-5' RNA ligase family protein, with translation MTRRLGVALLPCPDHTRTAIRLQRELAGAGDPLRPVLTEDGNLPHLTLFQGWLDDALEPGPALGNIAASMSLPTAMTLASAGIVHQPTGWIFMSVERTALLHKLQETVTGLLEPHLDRAAFDTAQDMSRFTDDERASYARYGYRYTGEAYTPHLTLGRTDEDTALALVRSASTHPGIPAAWTFDRLSFYVMGEHGAHAEKLHELPLTAAG, from the coding sequence ATGACCAGACGGCTCGGCGTCGCGCTGCTCCCGTGCCCCGACCACACCCGCACCGCGATCCGGCTCCAGCGGGAGCTGGCCGGGGCGGGCGACCCGCTGCGGCCCGTCCTCACCGAGGACGGGAACCTGCCTCATCTGACCCTGTTCCAGGGCTGGTTGGACGACGCCCTGGAACCCGGTCCGGCACTGGGGAACATAGCGGCCTCGATGAGCCTGCCCACCGCGATGACCCTGGCCTCCGCCGGGATCGTCCACCAGCCCACCGGCTGGATATTCATGTCGGTCGAGCGGACCGCGCTCCTGCACAAGCTCCAGGAGACCGTGACCGGCCTGCTCGAACCCCACCTCGACCGGGCGGCGTTCGACACCGCGCAGGACATGTCCCGGTTCACGGACGACGAGCGCGCGAGCTACGCCCGGTACGGATACCGCTACACCGGCGAGGCCTACACCCCGCACCTCACCCTCGGCCGCACGGACGAGGACACCGCGCTCGCCCTCGTACGCTCCGCGTCCACGCACCCCGGCATACCCGCCGCGTGGACGTTCGACCGGCTCAGCTTCTATGTGATGGGCGAACACGGCGCCCACGCCGAGAAGCTGCACGAGCTGCCGCTGACCGCCGCCGGGTGA